Proteins encoded together in one Nocardioides marinisabuli window:
- a CDS encoding ABC transporter permease: protein MAATSHVTETGPGRAADPALRASAARPGSRLLHRRPWLRLALLLSAPLAWMLLVYVLALAALLITSLWSVDSLTSEIDRSWTLENFRTLVENEVYRNVTLRTLGVALAVTVVDVTIALPIAFYMAKVATPRVRNMLVVAVLTPLWASYLVKAFSWRVVLSEGGLAEWSGIGSPGYGLTAVVITQSYIWLPYVILPVFAALDRVPDSMLEAAGDLGAPTGMVLRTIVLPLLVPGIVAGAIFSFSLTMGDYITVNIVGGASQMLGNLVFVNAGAANNLPLAAAIAMIPIVVTLVLLAAIRRTGALENL, encoded by the coding sequence ATGGCCGCCACCTCCCACGTCACCGAGACCGGTCCCGGCCGGGCCGCCGACCCCGCGCTGCGGGCGTCGGCGGCCCGGCCGGGCTCCCGGCTCCTGCACCGTCGCCCCTGGCTGCGCCTGGCGCTGCTGCTCTCGGCCCCGCTCGCGTGGATGCTGCTGGTCTACGTGCTGGCACTGGCGGCGCTGCTGATCACCTCGCTCTGGTCGGTGGACAGCCTGACCAGCGAGATCGACCGGTCGTGGACGTTGGAGAACTTCCGGACGCTGGTGGAGAACGAGGTCTACCGCAACGTCACCCTCCGCACCCTGGGCGTGGCCCTGGCGGTCACGGTCGTCGACGTCACGATCGCGCTGCCCATCGCCTTCTACATGGCCAAGGTCGCGACACCGCGGGTGCGCAACATGCTCGTCGTCGCCGTGCTCACCCCGCTGTGGGCCAGCTACCTGGTCAAGGCCTTCTCCTGGCGCGTGGTGCTGTCCGAGGGCGGGCTGGCCGAGTGGAGCGGCATCGGCTCGCCGGGCTACGGGCTGACCGCCGTCGTGATCACCCAGTCCTACATCTGGCTGCCCTACGTCATCCTCCCGGTCTTCGCCGCCCTCGACCGGGTGCCCGACTCCATGCTCGAGGCGGCGGGGGACCTCGGTGCCCCCACCGGGATGGTCCTGCGCACGATCGTGCTGCCGCTGCTCGTGCCGGGCATCGTGGCCGGGGCCATCTTCAGCTTCTCGCTGACCATGGGCGACTACATCACCGTCAACATCGTGGGCGGGGCCAGCCAGATGCTCGGCAACCTCGTCTTCGTCAACGCGGGCGCCGCCAACAACCTGCCCCTCGCGGCCGCCATCGCGATGATCCCCATCGTGGTGACGCTGGTCCTGCTGGCTGCCATCCGCCGCACGGGTGCCCTGGAGAACCTCTGA
- a CDS encoding ABC transporter permease — MNLSLAARRTLAGVTVGVLALIYLPLFVVLVNSVNPSQTMTWPPSGVTFEWWRRAGQSAGAREALLTSVQVALIATAIALVLGTLLAMALQRYSFFGKHSVNLLVILPIALPGVVTGIALNNGFRGILGIDLSLWTIVVAHATFCIVTVFNNVQARLRRLGTSLEEASADLGAGVFTTFRLVTLPQMRSALLAGGMLAFALSFDEIIVTTFTAGGGANTLPIWILNNMFRPNQAPVVNVVAVVLIVVSIVPVWFAQRLSNDVDPSR, encoded by the coding sequence ATGAACCTGAGCCTCGCCGCCCGCCGCACCCTCGCCGGGGTCACCGTGGGCGTCCTCGCCCTGATCTACCTGCCGCTGTTCGTGGTGCTGGTGAACTCGGTGAACCCGAGCCAGACCATGACCTGGCCGCCGAGCGGGGTGACCTTCGAGTGGTGGCGTCGTGCGGGCCAGAGCGCCGGGGCGCGCGAGGCGCTGCTGACCAGCGTGCAGGTGGCGCTCATCGCGACGGCCATCGCCCTGGTGCTCGGCACCCTGCTGGCCATGGCGCTGCAGCGCTACTCCTTCTTCGGCAAGCACTCCGTCAACCTGCTGGTGATCCTGCCGATCGCCCTCCCGGGCGTGGTGACGGGCATCGCGCTCAACAACGGCTTCCGGGGGATCCTCGGCATCGACCTGTCGCTGTGGACCATCGTGGTCGCGCACGCCACCTTCTGCATCGTCACCGTCTTCAACAACGTGCAGGCCCGCCTGCGCCGGTTGGGCACCAGCCTCGAGGAGGCCTCCGCCGACCTCGGCGCCGGCGTCTTCACCACCTTCCGCCTGGTGACGCTGCCGCAGATGCGCTCGGCGCTGCTCGCCGGCGGGATGCTCGCCTTCGCCCTGAGCTTCGACGAGATCATCGTGACCACGTTCACCGCCGGCGGCGGCGCCAACACCCTGCCGATCTGGATCCTCAACAACATGTTCCGGCCCAACCAGGCGCCGGTGGTCAACGTCGTGGCCGTGGTCCTGATCGTGGTCTCCATCGTCCCTGTCTGGTTCGCCCAGCGGCTGTCGAACGACGTCGACCCCAGCCGCTGA
- a CDS encoding NAD-dependent succinate-semialdehyde dehydrogenase, with translation MIEYAVRNPATGELVETFEAATDSEVAAAVDAAAAAYASWGRASTVADRTALLHRVATLHRERRDELARTMIEEMGKPQADADGEVDFAADIYDYYATHAADFLEDEVIELGAGEGTALVRRGPVGVLLGIMPWNFPAYQVARFVAPNLALGNTIVLKHAPQCPRSAALLQQVFRDAGFPDGAYVNVYATHEQVEGIIADPRVQGVSLTGSERAGAAVAELAGRHLKKVVLELGGSDPFVVLGSADLDATVEAAVAARLENTGQACNAGKRFIVVDELYDDFVARFGEALLAASPDAPLSSETAAERLAQQVGAAVDGGAVLSSAGERAGAFHPAGVLTEVAPDNPAYREELFGPVAMVFRAADEDDAVRLANDTPYGLGSYVFSDDPDQAQRVADRIEAGMVFVNGVGLDAAELPFGGVKRSGFGRELGRYGMEEFVNKKLIRTVG, from the coding sequence ATGATCGAGTACGCCGTCCGCAACCCCGCCACCGGTGAGCTGGTGGAGACCTTCGAGGCAGCCACCGACAGCGAGGTCGCGGCCGCGGTCGACGCCGCTGCCGCGGCGTACGCGTCGTGGGGGAGGGCCTCCACGGTGGCCGACCGGACGGCACTGCTGCACCGGGTGGCGACGCTGCACCGCGAGCGCCGCGACGAGCTGGCGCGGACCATGATCGAGGAGATGGGCAAGCCGCAGGCCGACGCCGACGGCGAGGTGGACTTCGCCGCCGACATCTACGACTACTACGCCACCCACGCTGCGGACTTCCTCGAGGACGAGGTGATCGAGCTGGGCGCCGGCGAGGGCACCGCCCTGGTGCGCCGCGGGCCCGTCGGGGTGCTGCTCGGGATCATGCCGTGGAACTTCCCGGCCTACCAGGTCGCCCGCTTCGTCGCCCCCAACCTCGCCCTGGGCAACACCATCGTGCTCAAGCACGCACCCCAGTGCCCGCGCTCGGCCGCGCTGCTGCAGCAGGTCTTCCGCGACGCCGGCTTCCCCGACGGCGCCTACGTCAACGTGTACGCCACCCACGAGCAGGTGGAGGGGATCATCGCCGACCCGCGGGTCCAGGGCGTCTCCTTGACCGGCTCCGAGCGGGCCGGTGCGGCGGTCGCGGAGCTCGCCGGCCGGCACCTGAAGAAGGTGGTCCTCGAGCTCGGGGGCTCCGACCCGTTCGTGGTGCTCGGCTCCGCCGACCTCGATGCCACCGTCGAGGCCGCGGTGGCGGCCCGGCTGGAGAACACCGGCCAGGCGTGCAACGCCGGCAAGCGGTTCATCGTGGTCGACGAGCTCTACGACGACTTCGTCGCCCGCTTCGGCGAGGCGCTGCTCGCGGCCTCGCCCGACGCGCCGCTGTCCTCCGAGACCGCCGCGGAGCGCCTGGCCCAGCAGGTGGGCGCCGCGGTTGACGGCGGTGCCGTCCTGTCGAGCGCCGGCGAGCGCGCCGGGGCGTTCCACCCGGCGGGGGTCCTCACCGAGGTGGCCCCCGACAACCCGGCGTACCGGGAGGAGCTCTTCGGCCCGGTGGCGATGGTCTTCCGGGCCGCCGACGAGGACGACGCGGTCCGCCTGGCCAACGACACCCCGTACGGGCTGGGCTCCTACGTGTTCTCCGACGACCCGGACCAGGCGCAGCGGGTCGCGGACCGGATCGAGGCGGGCATGGTCTTCGTCAACGGGGTCGGGCTCGACGCCGCCGAGCTGCCGTTCGGTGGCGTGAAGCGGTCCGGGTTCGGACGCGAGCTGGGTCGCTACGGCATGGAGGAGTTCGTCAACAAGAAGCTGATCCGCACCGTGGGCTGA
- a CDS encoding patatin-like phospholipase family protein, which produces MTSGDAPPVHTTAFVLSGGGSLGAVQVGMLQALAAAGIEPDLLIGTSAGGLNATWVGARGTSPQSLDELARVWTGLHRRDVFPFRPLQVLGALLGRRRGLFPGEALGDLVEERAGIQDLGQARIPVHLLATDLLTGSDVLLSSGPVRAAARATAAIPGVLPPVHLDGRWLVDGAIATRAGVSHAVELGATRVVVLPAGVPCAIDEPPRSAIGMAVHALSLLIEQQLVIEVSQPVEGVDVGLLPPPCPLSVSPGDFSRAAELIEHGHADAAAWIADGGLERPDPARYLAPHRHAHDVHRRR; this is translated from the coding sequence ATGACCTCCGGCGACGCCCCGCCCGTCCACACCACCGCGTTCGTGCTCTCGGGCGGCGGCAGCCTGGGCGCGGTCCAGGTCGGGATGCTCCAGGCGCTGGCCGCCGCCGGGATCGAGCCGGACCTGCTGATCGGCACCTCGGCCGGTGGTCTCAACGCCACCTGGGTGGGTGCGCGGGGCACGTCGCCGCAGTCCCTGGACGAGCTGGCCCGGGTGTGGACCGGGCTGCACCGGCGCGACGTCTTCCCGTTCCGGCCGCTGCAGGTGCTCGGGGCGCTGCTGGGGCGACGTCGCGGACTGTTCCCCGGCGAGGCGCTGGGCGACCTGGTCGAGGAGCGGGCCGGCATCCAGGACCTCGGCCAGGCACGGATCCCCGTGCACCTGCTGGCCACCGACCTGCTGACCGGCTCCGACGTGCTGCTCTCGTCGGGCCCGGTGCGCGCGGCGGCCCGCGCCACGGCCGCGATCCCGGGGGTGCTGCCCCCGGTGCACCTCGACGGCCGGTGGCTCGTCGACGGGGCCATCGCCACCCGGGCCGGGGTCTCGCACGCGGTCGAGCTCGGCGCCACCCGCGTGGTGGTGCTGCCGGCCGGGGTGCCCTGCGCGATCGACGAGCCGCCACGCTCGGCGATCGGGATGGCCGTGCACGCGCTGTCGCTGCTGATCGAGCAGCAGCTCGTGATCGAGGTGTCCCAGCCGGTCGAGGGCGTGGACGTCGGGCTGCTGCCGCCCCCGTGCCCGCTCTCGGTCTCGCCCGGCGACTTCAGCCGCGCGGCCGAGCTCATCGAGCACGGTCACGCCGACGCCGCCGCCTGGATCGCCGACGGAGGCCTGGAGCGGCCCGACCCGGCCCGCTACCTCGCGCCCCACCGCCATGCCCACGACGTGCACCGCAGGCGCTGA
- a CDS encoding sigma-70 family RNA polymerase sigma factor encodes MDRTEQFEAERPRLVAVATRVLGDPGEAEDVVQQAWLRLHRTDAEIENLAGWLTTVTGRLCLDRLRARTPLPHADLGSDDLVDGRGGGRGDPPADPADEVALAETVGVALQVVLDRLSPRERVAFVLHDSFGFPFETVAATLGTTPAAARKLASRARAKVAQPAPEDALADWEVVDAFMGAARGGDLTRLLALLAPDAVVVGDEAAVGIGTPARIAGRREVAAFFDGAARAALPVLVDGRPGAAWYDRGTARVLFDFTVVDGLVQRIDFRADPTVLARTSRRHPTTRGPR; translated from the coding sequence GTGGACCGGACCGAGCAGTTCGAGGCCGAACGCCCACGCCTGGTGGCCGTGGCGACCAGGGTGCTCGGCGACCCGGGCGAGGCCGAGGACGTCGTGCAGCAGGCCTGGCTGCGGCTGCACCGCACCGACGCGGAGATCGAGAACCTCGCCGGCTGGCTGACGACCGTGACCGGCCGCCTGTGCCTCGACCGCCTGCGAGCGCGCACGCCGCTGCCGCACGCCGACCTCGGGTCGGACGACCTCGTGGACGGTCGGGGCGGCGGTCGGGGCGACCCGCCCGCGGACCCGGCCGACGAGGTCGCCCTGGCCGAGACGGTCGGGGTCGCCCTGCAGGTCGTGCTGGACCGGCTCAGCCCCCGCGAGCGCGTGGCCTTCGTGCTGCACGACAGCTTCGGCTTCCCCTTCGAGACCGTGGCGGCGACGCTGGGCACCACGCCGGCCGCCGCTCGCAAGCTGGCCTCCCGGGCCCGGGCGAAGGTGGCCCAGCCCGCACCCGAGGACGCGCTGGCCGACTGGGAGGTCGTCGACGCCTTCATGGGCGCCGCCCGGGGCGGTGACCTCACCCGGCTGCTGGCACTGCTGGCCCCCGACGCCGTCGTCGTCGGTGACGAGGCGGCCGTCGGCATCGGCACGCCCGCGCGGATCGCCGGGCGCCGGGAGGTGGCGGCGTTCTTCGACGGCGCGGCCCGGGCCGCGCTGCCGGTGCTCGTCGACGGACGACCCGGCGCCGCCTGGTACGACCGCGGCACGGCCCGCGTGCTCTTCGACTTCACGGTCGTCGACGGCCTGGTGCAGCGCATCGACTTCCGGGCCGACCCGACCGTGCTGGCGCGGACCTCGCGCCGCCACCCCACCACGAGAGGACCGAGATGA
- a CDS encoding TetR/AcrR family transcriptional regulator, with the protein MDLGAVLGRAFGGGASGVPDDATATKILDAAVAACAAQGIGAVTIDGVARRAGVNRVTVYRRFGDRDALLQAMTLREGEQMAQGILSALEGFDDPVEQLVEGFAAALRLAEAHPVIRRTAEHEPQDLIAAGLADDAALLRMGSAFAAAGVRRLQADGRATHLDADAVGETMARLFASFVLLPAQHAIDVRTQEGARAYARRTLVPLLLG; encoded by the coding sequence GTGGATCTGGGAGCGGTGCTGGGACGGGCCTTCGGGGGCGGGGCGAGCGGGGTGCCCGACGACGCGACGGCGACGAAGATCCTCGACGCGGCGGTCGCGGCCTGCGCCGCACAGGGGATCGGGGCGGTGACGATCGACGGGGTCGCGCGGCGTGCGGGGGTCAACCGGGTCACGGTCTACCGGCGCTTCGGTGACCGTGACGCGCTGCTCCAGGCGATGACGCTGCGCGAGGGCGAGCAGATGGCGCAGGGGATCCTCTCCGCGCTGGAGGGGTTCGACGACCCGGTCGAGCAGCTGGTCGAGGGCTTCGCGGCCGCGCTGCGGCTGGCCGAGGCGCACCCGGTGATCCGGCGCACCGCCGAGCACGAGCCGCAGGACCTCATCGCGGCCGGCCTCGCCGACGACGCGGCGCTGCTGAGGATGGGCAGCGCCTTCGCCGCGGCCGGCGTACGACGCCTGCAGGCCGACGGTCGCGCCACCCACCTCGACGCGGACGCGGTGGGGGAGACGATGGCGCGGCTCTTCGCCTCCTTCGTGCTGCTGCCGGCGCAGCACGCCATCGACGTGCGCACCCAGGAGGGGGCGCGGGCCTACGCGCGCCGCACGCTGGTGCCGTTGCTGCTCGGGTGA
- a CDS encoding oxygenase MpaB family protein: MTRIEHQPLDHGIFGPGSVTWKVYRCPTSMTVGFARTALTEMFDPLVVASVAGTGSLRERASDRYDRTLEYAGALVLGDSATAARMADTLMRIHSRVGGTDPVTGQDYDPNDPAGQLWIHLTQWQSVLHVYERFGPGPLSEEEERQYWAECAIAAKFQTIDPADVPRDRAEMRAYYERVRPHLVVSDVAVEHALLVLEGGNLASRLPGRLRVLSPLVHRVLRRATIATLPRWMREAIGTRQGPVVDALVTAVVRPALRLAARRPQALARVLAESSPRAYPVLAPAVLDIEPERAETVTVEEAFRRLGRPMPREQHLGRV, translated from the coding sequence ATGACGCGCATCGAGCACCAGCCCCTCGACCACGGCATCTTCGGCCCCGGTTCGGTGACCTGGAAGGTCTACCGCTGCCCGACCTCGATGACGGTCGGCTTCGCCCGCACCGCGCTGACCGAGATGTTCGACCCCCTGGTCGTGGCCTCGGTGGCCGGCACCGGCTCGCTGCGCGAGCGGGCCTCCGACCGCTACGACCGCACCCTGGAGTACGCCGGCGCGCTGGTGCTGGGCGACAGCGCCACGGCCGCGCGGATGGCCGACACGTTGATGCGCATCCACTCGCGGGTGGGCGGCACCGACCCGGTGACCGGCCAGGACTACGACCCCAACGACCCTGCCGGCCAGCTGTGGATCCACCTGACCCAGTGGCAGTCGGTGCTGCACGTCTACGAGCGCTTCGGCCCCGGCCCGCTGAGCGAGGAGGAGGAGCGCCAGTACTGGGCCGAGTGCGCGATCGCCGCGAAGTTCCAGACCATCGACCCCGCCGACGTCCCGCGCGACCGCGCCGAGATGCGCGCTTATTACGAGCGGGTGCGCCCGCACCTGGTCGTCAGCGACGTCGCCGTCGAGCACGCGCTGCTGGTCCTCGAGGGCGGCAACCTCGCCAGCCGGCTGCCGGGGCGCCTGCGGGTGCTCAGCCCGCTGGTCCACCGGGTGCTGCGCCGGGCCACGATCGCCACGCTGCCGCGCTGGATGCGGGAGGCGATCGGGACCCGCCAGGGCCCCGTCGTCGACGCCCTGGTCACCGCCGTCGTCCGCCCGGCCCTGCGGCTCGCGGCCCGGCGGCCGCAGGCGCTGGCCCGGGTGCTCGCCGAGTCCTCACCCCGGGCCTACCCGGTGCTGGCCCCCGCAGTGCTCGACATCGAGCCCGAGCGTGCCGAGACCGTGACGGTCGAGGAGGCGTTCCGGCGCCTGGGGCGGCCGATGCCGCGCGAGCAGCACCTGGGCCGTGTCTAG
- a CDS encoding MFS transporter — protein MLIGAAFVIAIGFGLIAPVLPAYARTFDVGVAAASVVVSAFAFFRLVFAPAGGALVSRLGERPVYLTGLLVVAASSLATAFAQSYWQLLVFRGLGGLGSTMFTVSAMALLVRLAPPSIRGRVSSAYASAFLVGGMLGPVLGGLLASLGLRVPFVVYAGALVVAVVVVGTRLSGARLRPAADQPQRPPMPVREAMAHPAYRAALASGFANGWCNFGVRVAVLPQFAITVHDRPWVAGAALGVAAVGTALSLQVAGRVADSLGRRPLVISGLAVTALGFGLLGLADDLVVLLVLSAVSGLGAGLVNPGQQAAVADVVGNERGGGKVLAAFQMAQDSGAIVGPILVGVIADQAGFGWALATTALVSLVALLPWLGAPETLPEAAGPDGP, from the coding sequence GTGCTGATCGGTGCAGCGTTCGTGATCGCGATCGGCTTCGGCCTGATCGCGCCGGTGCTGCCGGCGTACGCGCGCACCTTCGACGTCGGCGTGGCAGCCGCGTCGGTGGTCGTCTCGGCGTTCGCGTTCTTCCGGCTGGTCTTCGCCCCGGCCGGCGGCGCGCTGGTCTCGCGGCTGGGCGAGCGCCCGGTCTACCTGACGGGCCTGCTGGTGGTCGCCGCGTCGTCGCTCGCGACCGCCTTCGCCCAGTCCTACTGGCAGCTGCTGGTCTTCCGCGGGCTGGGCGGGCTCGGCTCGACCATGTTCACCGTCTCGGCGATGGCGCTGCTGGTGCGCCTCGCACCGCCCAGCATCCGTGGCCGGGTGTCGTCGGCGTACGCCAGCGCGTTCCTGGTCGGCGGCATGCTCGGCCCGGTGCTCGGCGGACTGCTGGCCTCGCTCGGGCTGCGCGTGCCCTTCGTGGTGTACGCCGGCGCGCTGGTCGTCGCCGTCGTCGTGGTCGGCACCCGGCTCAGCGGGGCCCGGCTGCGGCCCGCCGCCGACCAGCCGCAGCGCCCGCCGATGCCGGTGCGCGAGGCGATGGCCCACCCTGCCTACCGCGCGGCGCTGGCCTCGGGCTTCGCCAACGGCTGGTGCAACTTCGGGGTGCGGGTGGCGGTGCTCCCCCAGTTCGCGATCACCGTCCACGACCGGCCCTGGGTCGCCGGGGCGGCCCTCGGCGTCGCCGCCGTCGGCACCGCGCTGAGCCTGCAGGTCGCCGGCCGGGTCGCCGACAGCCTGGGCCGGCGACCGCTGGTGATCTCCGGGCTCGCGGTGACCGCGCTGGGCTTCGGCCTCCTCGGCCTGGCCGACGACCTGGTGGTGCTGCTGGTGCTCTCCGCCGTCTCCGGGCTCGGCGCCGGCCTGGTGAACCCCGGGCAGCAGGCGGCCGTGGCCGACGTCGTCGGCAACGAGCGCGGCGGGGGCAAGGTGCTGGCGGCCTTCCAGATGGCGCAGGACTCGGGAGCGATCGTCGGGCCGATCCTGGTCGGGGTGATCGCCGACCAGGCCGGCTTCGGGTGGGCGCTGGCGACCACCGCCCTGGTCAGCCTGGTCGCGCTCCTGCCGTGGCTCGGGGCACCCGAGACGCTGCCGGAGGCGGCAGGCCCCGACGGGCCCTAG
- a CDS encoding class I SAM-dependent methyltransferase — protein METGTTTAPGSTQPDADRVEAVAGELFATLTAGATALMLSLGHRTGLFDTMASLPASTSGRVAEAAGLHERYVREWLGAMTTAGIVEHDPAADTYRLPLEQAALLTRAAGPHNMASLMQFIPLLAQVEDAVVGSFVHGGGVGYESYHRFHQLMAEQSAQTNDASLVDTILPLVPGLTERLESGIRVADIGCGQGHAVNLIARAFPDSEVVGYDFSTDAVAVGRAEAASWGLTNAHFEVRDVADLSGTGTFDAVTAFDAVHDQAHPGRVLRQVAEHLAPDGVFLMVDIRASSDVDDNVEIPWAPFLYAVSTMHCMPVSLALGGDGLGTVWGTQLAQQMLAEAGFTDVRVESVPTDFINAYYVARR, from the coding sequence ATGGAGACCGGCACGACGACCGCGCCGGGGAGCACGCAGCCCGATGCCGACCGCGTCGAGGCGGTCGCGGGCGAGCTGTTCGCCACGCTGACGGCAGGCGCCACCGCGCTCATGCTGAGCCTCGGGCACCGCACGGGCCTCTTCGACACGATGGCGTCGCTGCCGGCCTCGACGAGCGGTCGGGTCGCCGAGGCCGCCGGCCTGCACGAGCGCTACGTGCGCGAGTGGCTCGGCGCGATGACCACCGCGGGGATCGTCGAGCACGACCCGGCCGCGGACACCTACCGTCTCCCCCTCGAGCAGGCCGCACTGCTCACCCGGGCCGCGGGACCGCACAACATGGCTTCCCTCATGCAGTTCATCCCGCTGCTCGCCCAGGTCGAGGACGCCGTGGTCGGCAGCTTCGTCCACGGCGGCGGGGTCGGCTACGAGTCCTACCACCGGTTCCACCAGCTGATGGCCGAGCAGAGCGCGCAGACCAACGACGCCTCCCTCGTCGACACGATCCTGCCCCTGGTGCCCGGGCTGACCGAGCGCCTGGAGTCCGGCATCCGCGTGGCCGACATCGGCTGCGGCCAGGGACACGCCGTCAACCTGATCGCCCGGGCGTTCCCCGACAGCGAGGTCGTCGGCTACGACTTCTCCACCGACGCGGTCGCGGTCGGCCGCGCGGAGGCGGCGTCCTGGGGGCTGACCAACGCGCACTTCGAGGTGCGCGACGTCGCCGACCTCAGCGGCACCGGGACGTTCGACGCGGTCACCGCCTTCGACGCCGTCCACGACCAGGCCCACCCCGGCCGGGTGCTGCGCCAGGTCGCCGAGCACCTCGCCCCCGACGGGGTCTTCCTGATGGTCGACATCCGCGCCTCGAGCGACGTCGACGACAACGTCGAGATCCCGTGGGCGCCGTTCCTCTACGCCGTCTCCACGATGCACTGCATGCCGGTCTCCCTGGCGCTGGGCGGCGACGGGCTGGGCACCGTGTGGGGCACCCAGCTGGCCCAGCAGATGCTCGCGGAGGCCGGGTTCACCGACGTCCGGGTGGAGTCCGTCCCCACGGACTTCATCAACGCCTACTACGTCGCGCGACGCTGA
- a CDS encoding sucrase ferredoxin, with product MTSRCSDEAAARHDPMLGTAPPQHDWLLVEHPGPWPVTAPFGADLPTPLLQELGHPQLRTLFIRRHGRDGAADRLTGPRRWYRCDAGGLRTGLWQRPEDLLVSLRPDAGETYDAPLLLVCTHGGHDLCCAVKGRPVARALAERWPEATYECSHVGGDRFAPNLLLLPDLACYGGLGPDEAVTTVGSHLAGRVDATRLRGVAGLHPAEQVALGTVLERWGPAPVGAPAPRLVEQVGTFDAGRWTVDVAGRPPLPSRVRVVVDSTRRPEARLTCRAVRPTRALQWDVVSVEPDRG from the coding sequence ATGACGAGCCGTTGCTCCGACGAGGCCGCGGCACGCCACGACCCGATGCTCGGGACCGCGCCCCCGCAGCACGACTGGCTGCTGGTCGAGCACCCCGGGCCGTGGCCGGTCACCGCCCCCTTCGGCGCCGACCTGCCCACCCCGCTGCTGCAGGAGCTGGGGCACCCGCAGCTGCGCACCCTCTTCATCCGACGCCACGGCCGCGACGGCGCCGCGGACCGGCTGACCGGGCCGCGGCGCTGGTACCGGTGCGACGCCGGTGGTCTGCGCACCGGGCTCTGGCAGCGGCCCGAGGACCTGCTGGTCAGCCTGCGCCCGGATGCCGGCGAGACGTACGACGCTCCCCTGCTCCTGGTCTGCACCCACGGGGGCCACGACCTGTGCTGCGCGGTCAAGGGTCGCCCGGTCGCGCGGGCGCTGGCCGAGCGGTGGCCCGAGGCGACGTACGAGTGCAGCCACGTGGGGGGCGACCGCTTCGCCCCCAACCTGCTGCTGCTCCCCGACCTCGCCTGCTACGGCGGCCTGGGCCCCGACGAGGCCGTCACCACCGTCGGGTCGCACCTCGCCGGGCGGGTCGACGCGACCCGGCTGCGCGGCGTCGCCGGCCTGCACCCCGCCGAGCAGGTGGCGCTCGGCACCGTGCTCGAGAGGTGGGGCCCGGCCCCGGTCGGGGCCCCGGCTCCTCGTCTGGTCGAGCAGGTCGGCACCTTCGACGCGGGCCGCTGGACCGTCGACGTCGCCGGGCGGCCCCCGCTCCCGTCGCGGGTGCGCGTGGTCGTGGACAGCACCCGCCGCCCGGAGGCTCGCCTGACCTGCCGGGCCGTCCGCCCGACCCGGGCGCTGCAGTGGGACGTCGTGTCGGTGGAGCCCGACCGCGGGTGA